CTCTCGTCCGGCCCTTCGGCCGGATGCCCCGCCGGTCCCTCGATCAGCTCGTCCGAACGGCTCTGCGCCGGCACCGTCACCGTCTCGGTGGGCGCGTCCAGGATCGTGACACTGACTCTTACGGCGACGGCGTCCTCCGGCCCGGTGCGCTTCGTCACCCCGAGGTAGTAACCGCTGACGCCCACGACACCGATCGCGTGCCTGGCCAGCTGCGCCGCCACCTCTTCGCAGGCGGCGATTTTCGCCGGTGGCCAGCCGAGACCGGCCAGTTCCTTGCGCACGATGCGCCGTGCGACCTGTATCTGCTCCGGAACGGCCGGTAGTGAGACGTGCATGGCATCGGTTCTCCGTGACCCCCCGCCCCTCACGCCTCGGCAGCGTGTCGGCGGGGTCGGTACCCGGCCCTGGCGCGGCTGGTTGGGGGGTGCCGCGTAGGGGAACTCCGGCCTCCATCGTAGCCACGACGCGGACACTCTGCAACGTGACAGAGTTCGATACGACGGTATCGTGGTCCGCTGAACGGAGAGGTGAACGGAGAGGAAGAGACCCTCCCCATCCGCGGACGCGAGGAGGGCCCGGTGAGTCAGCCAAGATCCGGCCCCACCGTCGCTCTGCGTTGCTTCGGGGCCGATCTGCGCCGTCGCCGCGAAGCCGCGGGCATGACCCTCCAGGGCGTGGCGGACGTGATCAAGAAGGACCGCGCGACACCGGCCCGCTGGGAGAACGCCGAAACCGTGCCGAATCCGCGCATGGTCGCCGTGCTGCTCGACCTCTACAAGACGCCCGTCGCCGAGCGGGGCGAGGTCCTTCACGCGCTGGAGGAGGCGAAGAAGCCCGGGTGGTGGCACCCCTGGCGCGAGGTCGCCGAGGTCGGTGTCATCGATCTGGAGTCAGCGGCGACCGGCATCCGTTCGTACGCTCCGGGCGTGCTGCCGGATCTGCTCCAGACCACGGAGTACGCGGAAGCCCTGATGAGTCTGCGCAACCCCTACGAGGACCCCGCCGTACGGCGCCTGCGGCTGGAACTGCTGGAGGCCCGCAAGGAGCACACCATCGAGGGCAAGCCGAGCACCGGCAACGGTGACCGGGCCGGGCTCTGGGTGTTGCTGGAAGAGGGGACACTGCGGCGCCGTGTCGGCGGAGCCGGGGTGATGGCCCGTCAACTGGACTACCTTGAAGCCCATATCGCCGATGTCGGGTCGTCGGTGGCCATCCAGGTCATTCCACCCGGCGTACCGCACCCGCTGGCCATCAGTCTCTGTGGCCATATCGAGATCCTCCGCTTCAAGGAGTTCGGCATGGGAGAGAGACTGATCCAGATCGGCCTCCATCCGGCCATGACGCTCATCACCGACGACTCCGACGCGGTGGAGAACTACCGGATGGCGGTGGACGTGACCAGTGGGTTCGCACCGCCTCGTTTCACCCCCCTGCCCCTGACGAGTAAGGACTTCGGATGAGCGACTCCGTACGCCCCGGAACCAATGTGATGCCCACCGTCCCCAACTCCGCGCGGATCTGGAACTACGCCCAGGGCGGCCAGGACAACTACCAACTCGACCGCGATCTCGCCGAGGTGATGATGGGCGACTTCCCGGAGATCAAGACCGCGGCCATGGAGTCACGTGCTTTCCAGGAGCGGGTGGCGGACCATGTCGTCCGCGAGGGCGGGATCCGCCAGCTCCTCGACCTGGGCACGGGCATTCCCACCGGGCGCGGCACCCACGGCATGGCGCAGCGGGCGGCTCCCGAGTCGCGCGTCGTGTACGTCGACAACGACCCGGTCGTCCTCAACCACGCGAGTTCGCTGCGGAGTTCGCCGGAGGGCAAGATCCACTATCTCCAGCAGGACTTCCGGCTGGTGGACAAGGTCCTTGACGACGCCTCGCAGACGCTGAATCTGGACGAGCCTGTCGCCCTTCTGGTGCTCTCCACCCTCGGGCACTTCCCGCCCGCCGAGGCGGCCGACCTGGTCGAGCGGTACACGAGCCGGCTCGCCTCCGGCTCGTATCTGGCGGTGTGCGACACGATCGAGACGCCGGGCGTGCTCAGGATGCAGGAGCACTACCGGGCGGCCGACCCCGAGGGTGCCTACCTCGCCCGGACACCGGACCAGATCGCGGACTGCGCCCGTGGGCTGACCCTGCTGCCGCCGGGTCTCCGCCCGCTGCCGGAGATCCTCGTACCGGCCGGGGAGGACATTCCGGCCGGGGCCGCGGACTGTGTGCAGTGGGGGTTCCTGGCGATCAAGCCGTAGCGTCGGAAGGGGTGTTGGGTGGGCCGCACGGCTAATGTCGGGTCTGTGAACACGACTTGGGAGCCCACGGCCGCAGGCGTGCTGCGGCTGCCGTCCGGTCGGCTCGTGCGCGGCCGGGGACTGCGCCACCCCCTCCCGGCCGGCCCCGCGCCCGCCTTCGCGCTCCATCTGCTGGGCAAGGAGCCGCCCGCCGTCGAGTGGGAGGCCCGCTGGGTCCGCTGGCCCGACTTCCGGCTGCCGTCCGACCGGGCGGGGGCCGCGGAGGCGTTGCGGGAAGCCTTGTCGCGGTCCTCCGACGAGCGCGTCGAGGTCGCCTGCGGCGGCGGGCGGGGCCGTACCGGCACGGCCCTGGCCTGCCTCGCCGTCCTCGACGGGGTGCCGAACGCCGAGGCGGTCGCCTATATCCGCGCGCACTATTCGCGGCACGCGGTCGAGACGCCCTGGCAGAAGCGGTACGTCGCGCGCTTCGGCGCGTAGACGGCGCGGGCCGGGCCGTCGCCGGGGCCTCAGCTCACCACCGCTCCCGACGCCAGCAGCAGATCCGGCAGCGTGCCCTCGAACTCCGGTATCAGACGCAGCGCCAGCGCCCAGCCCTCCGGGTTGTCCGACAGGTGCTCCGCCGCCAGCGCCGCGACTTCGCCGCGGGCCTCGCGTATCTCGTCGGTCGCGGGCGAGTCCTCCTGGCCCAGCGCCCTGGACAGGAACGCCACCACCGGCTGCGCCGGGTAGCCGGACCGCACCGCATCGGGCAGGGTGATCTGCCCCAGATGGTGCGCCTTCTCCAGCCAGCGGCAGCCGCCGCGGTCCAGCTGGAGGGGGTACTTCATCAGCAGCTCCGTGGCCGTCGGCGGCTTCCCCGTCCGGCGGGGCCGGTAATGGGGATGCGACAGACGCAGAGCGGCGACGGCCGACATCTCGGCGAGCTCGGCCGGGCAGCCGTCCAGTGCGGCCAGCCGGACAAGAAGCCTGTCGTGCAGGGGCTTCGCGCGGTGCGTCGCCGCCAGCTCGGCCCATGGCAGCGGCCCCGGACCGATCTCCTCGGCGAAGAGGTCGATGGCCTTCGTCAAGTCGTCGTCCTCGCTGCCCGCCCCCTTGTCGCACAGGAAGTCCGCCCGCCCCGCCGGGCTCGCGGCGCTCTCGTACGCGGCACGCAGCAGGGCGGCTCCGTTCTCCGGCCCCTCGGTCTCCAGCGCCGTACGCCCCGTCTTCAGCGTCGCCGGTGACAACGGGTGCCTGGCCTGCCGCTTACGGCCCGGGAAGTCCGTCTCGTCCAGCAACTCCCCTACGGCTCCGGGCCCGTGGCGCTCCCAGAGCCGTAGCAGCATGTGCAGCTCCAGCGCCGGCGTGTGGACCTTCGCCCGGGGGCTGCCCAGCAGAATCCGGCACAGCAGCGGGTCGCCCGAGTCGCAGCACGCGAGCAGCCATGGCCGGCGCGCGCTCTCCCGCACCCCCTCCACCAGGGGCTCCGTCAGCGGGATCCGCTCGGCGGTGGAGGTGTCAGCCGACCTGCCGTCCCGCCAGCGCCGGCCGGAGAGGATGTGCCCGCGCTGGTCGAGGGTGAGGTCGGTGTGGAGGAAGAGCGCGGCGTTGACTTCGGCGTCGTTGTACGTGATCAGGTCCTCGATCACCTCGGCCGGGGTCGTCCAGTCGGACGCGATGCCCGCGAGGGCGGGCGCACCTCGCAACTGGATGATGTGAGCGCGCAGTTCAGGGCTCGGCGCGTGCCAGAGCAGCAGCTGCTGGATGGCCCGCAGGTCCATGTGCGCGGCGAGCGCGCACCGCGTCCCGTGGTCGGCCGCGTCGTACAGATGCAGCCACGCCGACCGGCCGCCCTTCTGCCTGCGGCTCGGGAACTCCGGCCCCATCGGCCTCGGCCACGGCTGGCCGCTGTGCTTGGGCACCTCGGCGAGCGCGGCGTCGATCAGCTCGGTGACGCTCCCGGCGAAGCGCGGGAGCAGGGTGTACAGGGCCCGCCAGGGCGCGAAGTCCGAACCGAGCCTGGCCACTTGGGCGGCCAGGGCGGCCCGTACGTCCTCGTGGTCGTGCGGCAGCCCGCACAGGACCTTGCGCGCCGGGACGACCTCCCGCAGGACGCGGTCGGCCGGGAAGACACCGGACGGTATTCCGGGTACGAGGAGTTCGGCCAGGCGGTCCTCCTCGGCGGCGGCCAGCATCGGCCAGTGGAGGTTGCCCTCGATCCGCAGCCCGCGGTTCGCCTTGAAGGCGGCGAGGGCCAGCTCCTCCGGGCAGTCCGGGTGCGTCCGCAGTTTGCGCAGGCCGTTGGCGGTGAACGGCGTGCCGCGATTCTCCTCGACCAACTCGTCCCAGTGCAGGGCCCCCGGGGCCGGCGGCAGCTCTATGTCGCCGTGGTAGGTCGCGTCGTGGAGGTGCTCGATCAGCTCCTTCGTCGTGCCGGGTGCGGGCGTCGACGACCGGTCCGGCCGGGGGGCGCTGTTCTTCGGGCGGGCGGGGGCGGGCGCGGGGGCAGGTGCAGGCTTCGCTTCGAGGACGCGCCGCGCGAGCGCCACCAGTTCGGGGAAGGGGGAGAGCAGGGCCGGCTCCAGCAGTTCCCGGGACCTGGCCTCCATCAGCCTCCTCGGCAGCGCGCCCTTCGCCTGCCAGGCGGGGTCGTCGGCCGTGGCCGCCGCGCCCTCCCACACCGCAGCGCGCTCGTCCGCGTCGCGCTCCCAGTCGCGATCGCCGTAGAGATGGACGGCCAGGGCGGGATCGCCGAGCGCGGCCAGCCGGCGGAACACATCGCGGTGGTACCGGCGGGCCGAGAGCAGCGCGGTGCGCAACTCCGGGTCGGGCGAGGAGAGCACCTCGTCCAGCAGAACCGGCGGCACCGGGGCACCACTGCCCAGCAGCGCGAGCGTCTCCTCCCGTATCCGGGGGATCAGCGCGCGGGTGAGTGTCCGGTCGGCGAGTGCGTAGGCGGCGGACACGACGGTGTCGTCGGCGAGGCGCATGGCGTGGGGTCCGGGCTTTCTGGAGGAGGGAGTGGGTGGTGGTGGGGCCGGGGCCGTGTCAGGACGGCGACGCGGCGAGCTCCTTCATCCGGGCCAGCGCACCGACCCAGAAGCTCTGCCGGGCGGGCGTCTGCCCGACGAGATACGTGGCGCGCAGCTTCGGCGGCAGCTGCCGCAGCGCTCGGGCCACCACGTCGCCGTGCCGCTTGAGCTGGGACAACTCGGCGTTGGCCAGGACCCGGTGCACGAGGTCGGTGTCGTTGGTCCCCTCCGTCGAGACCTCCGAAGCGACGGCGAGCCGCTTTTCCCAGAGATCGATGTCCCGCACCAACTGCTTGAAGCCCAGGGTTACTTCAGCCCCGACGCCCGCCAGTCTGGCTTCGAGCGCGGTCAGCGGCACCGGTGCGAACTCGCCCTCGCCCAGGTAGATCAGGCCGGATATCAGTGGCTGGCCGGCCAGATGCAGTTTGATCAGACGCTCCAGCGTCCGCTTGGTGATCCAGTCGCGGGCCTCTTCGTCGATGTCGTTCTTCCACCATTCGAGGACGGTCTCGGCCACCTCGCCGTACGCGGCGATGAGCCATTCGTTCGCCGGGATGTCCTCGGGCCGCACCTCGTAACTGACCGTGAAGCGGCTGGCCTGCGCCACGTTGTTCCGGCTGACCTGGAGTTTCCTGCCGAGGTGGTACGGCGGGTTCTGGAGCGCGATCTGGGCGCGCAGACCCTCCACCGGCCGCCCTGCCAGCGACCACTCCTGGGTGATCTCCATCAGCTTGGCGAACGCGGCCTTGTCCTTGGGCCGGTTGTACTCGTCCCAGATGATCACCTTCTCCCCCGGGCCCGAGAGCGACCGGGTGAGCAGCGTGTCCAGCCGGCCGCCGGGGGTGGGCACCGGCACGCACAGGTCCTCGACGTTGGTCACCGGGAGCGAGAAGTACACCGGCTCCGCGCCGAGTTCGTCCCGTACGACGCTCTTGGTGATCTCCGTCTTCCCGCAGCCGGGCGGCCCCTGGAGCAGCACCGCCCAGTTCTCCCGCAGGGCGGTGCGCAGGATGCGGCGTACGGGATCGGCGACCGTGCTCGGATTGGCCGCGCCCACGGCGCTCGCGATGGCGTCCAGGGTCTCCGCCGTACGGTCCGCTCCCTCCGTGCCGTCCTTGCGCCGGTCCCGCAGCCGCAGCCGGACCCCGCCCACCAGCGGGAGCCCCCAGCTCAGCGGCAGCCCGGCGCGGGCGCAGTCCAGCACGTGCTCCAGGGTGCGCGGGGAGAGCAGCGAACGCAGCTTGGGCGTCAGGCCGGCCCAGATCCGGAAGACCTCGCCGAGGTCCCAGTCGGGGTAGCGGGCGGCGAGGGTGTGGCGCCAGGCCGTGTCGTTGGACGTGAGGCGCAGCGTGACCATGCGGTCGAGCACGGCGAGGTCGCTGCGGACGGAGCCGGTCTCCGTCCGGGACTCGTTGTCGCAGAGGAAGACGCCGACGCAGCCGAGCGCGCGCAGGTCGTGTTCGCCGAGGGTCCAGTCGCAGGCGATCTGCATGAGCTGGGACTGGATCATCTCGCCGGCCTGGAGAGAGTCGTCGATCAGCAGTACGAAGGGCTCGCCGGGGTCGAGCTGGCTCATGATCAGCTGTGTGAGGACGAGTTGGCCCGTGCCGTCGTCCCGTACGGGGGCGTTCATCAGCAGGTCGTCGGGGGTGAGATTGGCCGCGGGGACGAGGACGACGCGTGTGCCGGGGTGGGCCTCGGGGATATGGCGGAGGAAGGTGGAGGTCTTGCCGATGCCGTGCTCGCCGAAGACCTGGCCGGTCTGGCCCATCGCGATCATGGCGTCGATGAACTCCGCGAGGCGCGTGCCCGGTTGGGGGCCGGACGGCCGCTCCGGGTAGGTGGCCGTGCCGGGCCAGGCCGCCTTGTCGCGGGCGCTGTGGTCGTCGCGGCCGGAGGTGCGCGCCGCGCGGTTCGGGTCGGTCTTGATCACGGTGATGGGGTCCAGTCCTTGTGCGTGCGTACGCGGGGATGCGCGATGCGTTCGGGGTGAGCCGGGGCGCGCGCAGGCGCGCACCGCCGTACATGCGAGAGAGGCCCGCGGGCTCAGCTGTCGCCGGTCGTCACGCGGTGGCAGGCCATGGGCGGCTCGTGCCGCTCGGGCCAGTCGTCGCCGCCGTCGGTTATCAGCCAGATCCAGCTCTCGGGCCGGGCCGGGGT
The nucleotide sequence above comes from Streptomyces sp. NBC_01716. Encoded proteins:
- a CDS encoding helix-turn-helix domain-containing protein, with the translated sequence MSQPRSGPTVALRCFGADLRRRREAAGMTLQGVADVIKKDRATPARWENAETVPNPRMVAVLLDLYKTPVAERGEVLHALEEAKKPGWWHPWREVAEVGVIDLESAATGIRSYAPGVLPDLLQTTEYAEALMSLRNPYEDPAVRRLRLELLEARKEHTIEGKPSTGNGDRAGLWVLLEEGTLRRRVGGAGVMARQLDYLEAHIADVGSSVAIQVIPPGVPHPLAISLCGHIEILRFKEFGMGERLIQIGLHPAMTLITDDSDAVENYRMAVDVTSGFAPPRFTPLPLTSKDFG
- a CDS encoding SAM-dependent methyltransferase; this encodes MSDSVRPGTNVMPTVPNSARIWNYAQGGQDNYQLDRDLAEVMMGDFPEIKTAAMESRAFQERVADHVVREGGIRQLLDLGTGIPTGRGTHGMAQRAAPESRVVYVDNDPVVLNHASSLRSSPEGKIHYLQQDFRLVDKVLDDASQTLNLDEPVALLVLSTLGHFPPAEAADLVERYTSRLASGSYLAVCDTIETPGVLRMQEHYRAADPEGAYLARTPDQIADCARGLTLLPPGLRPLPEILVPAGEDIPAGAADCVQWGFLAIKP
- a CDS encoding protein-tyrosine phosphatase family protein — encoded protein: MNTTWEPTAAGVLRLPSGRLVRGRGLRHPLPAGPAPAFALHLLGKEPPAVEWEARWVRWPDFRLPSDRAGAAEALREALSRSSDERVEVACGGGRGRTGTALACLAVLDGVPNAEAVAYIRAHYSRHAVETPWQKRYVARFGA
- a CDS encoding AAA family ATPase, whose translation is MIKTDPNRAARTSGRDDHSARDKAAWPGTATYPERPSGPQPGTRLAEFIDAMIAMGQTGQVFGEHGIGKTSTFLRHIPEAHPGTRVVLVPAANLTPDDLLMNAPVRDDGTGQLVLTQLIMSQLDPGEPFVLLIDDSLQAGEMIQSQLMQIACDWTLGEHDLRALGCVGVFLCDNESRTETGSVRSDLAVLDRMVTLRLTSNDTAWRHTLAARYPDWDLGEVFRIWAGLTPKLRSLLSPRTLEHVLDCARAGLPLSWGLPLVGGVRLRLRDRRKDGTEGADRTAETLDAIASAVGAANPSTVADPVRRILRTALRENWAVLLQGPPGCGKTEITKSVVRDELGAEPVYFSLPVTNVEDLCVPVPTPGGRLDTLLTRSLSGPGEKVIIWDEYNRPKDKAAFAKLMEITQEWSLAGRPVEGLRAQIALQNPPYHLGRKLQVSRNNVAQASRFTVSYEVRPEDIPANEWLIAAYGEVAETVLEWWKNDIDEEARDWITKRTLERLIKLHLAGQPLISGLIYLGEGEFAPVPLTALEARLAGVGAEVTLGFKQLVRDIDLWEKRLAVASEVSTEGTNDTDLVHRVLANAELSQLKRHGDVVARALRQLPPKLRATYLVGQTPARQSFWVGALARMKELAASPS